One stretch of Bacteroidales bacterium DNA includes these proteins:
- a CDS encoding 5'(3')-deoxyribonucleotidase, which yields MMKRILVDMDGVLADVYQRFNDLHEEKTGLRKTMDEITGIKEGEAFPEVLRWVNTPGFFLSMPVMHDSQRVLEQLNKKYDIVIVSMATEFAVSLTDKQIWLHEHFPFITWRQSVFCGNKSLIKADIMIDDHFKNLDNFEGETLMFVQPHNINSTGHRHKPVASWAEIEALLL from the coding sequence ATAATGAAAAGGATACTGGTAGATATGGATGGGGTCCTTGCAGATGTATATCAACGGTTCAATGATCTGCATGAAGAAAAGACCGGACTGAGAAAAACAATGGATGAGATAACCGGCATTAAGGAAGGGGAAGCCTTCCCTGAAGTCCTGAGATGGGTAAATACTCCTGGTTTCTTCCTTTCAATGCCCGTAATGCATGATAGTCAGAGGGTACTTGAGCAGCTGAATAAGAAGTACGATATTGTTATAGTCTCAATGGCAACCGAGTTCGCTGTTAGCCTTACAGATAAGCAGATATGGCTTCATGAACACTTTCCATTTATAACCTGGCGACAGAGTGTTTTTTGCGGAAACAAGAGCCTCATTAAAGCAGATATAATGATTGACGACCATTTCAAAAACCTCGATAATTTTGAAGGTGAAACACTGATGTTTGTTCAGCCGCACAACATTAACAGCACCGGTCACCGGCACAAACCAGTTGCTTCCTGGGCAGAGATTGAAGCTCTTCTGCTTTGA
- a CDS encoding endonuclease/exonuclease/phosphatase family protein — MKSRRLIKVLSIVLIMIPGTIFSVNGQSKKETPFTIITYNIRMNTPDDKENAWPLRKEKVAGLLKFHKADIFNVQEALPEQMDDLVSMFPDFDHVGVGRDDGKRAGEHMGVFYSKARFEKLTDGMFWLNEATDKPGFGWDAVCNRTVTWIKLKDKITKKSFLVLDTHFDHRGVKAREEAAKLILAKIKVINSENLPLILTGDLNLVKTSIPVQSILAELPDAMDKTVTPHYGPTGTSGGFDVKVLPRKIDYIFINDKVTVLRHGHLSDSFGLFYPSDHLPVLAEVRLK, encoded by the coding sequence ATGAAAAGCAGAAGACTTATTAAAGTATTGTCAATAGTATTGATAATGATTCCCGGAACCATTTTTTCGGTAAACGGACAATCAAAAAAAGAGACACCATTTACCATAATTACTTATAATATCCGTATGAATACTCCTGATGATAAGGAGAATGCATGGCCTTTGAGAAAGGAAAAAGTCGCCGGATTACTAAAATTCCACAAGGCAGATATTTTTAATGTTCAGGAGGCACTTCCCGAACAGATGGATGACCTTGTTTCTATGTTCCCCGATTTTGATCACGTTGGCGTAGGCCGCGATGATGGCAAGAGGGCAGGTGAGCATATGGGTGTTTTTTACAGTAAAGCCCGTTTCGAGAAGTTAACCGATGGTATGTTCTGGCTTAATGAGGCGACAGATAAACCAGGTTTCGGATGGGATGCTGTATGTAACAGAACAGTTACCTGGATTAAACTTAAAGATAAAATCACTAAGAAAAGTTTCTTAGTTTTAGATACTCATTTTGACCACCGTGGGGTAAAAGCAAGGGAAGAGGCTGCAAAGCTTATTCTTGCAAAAATCAAGGTAATAAATTCAGAGAATCTTCCTCTGATCCTTACAGGCGATCTTAACCTGGTTAAGACCTCAATTCCGGTACAGTCAATTCTTGCCGAACTGCCTGACGCGATGGACAAAACCGTAACTCCTCATTACGGACCAACAGGTACCAGCGGCGGGTTTGATGTAAAGGTATTGCCGAGAAAGATTGACTATATCTTTATAAATGATAAGGTTACAGTTCTGAGGCATGGACATTTGTCTGATTCATTCGGACTATTTTATCCGTCAGATCATTTACCGGTGCTGGCTGAGGTTAGATTGAAATAA
- a CDS encoding RagB/SusD family nutrient uptake outer membrane protein, with protein sequence MKKQYLWFILLSILVVSCDLEQVPQATASKSAVFSSQQGLDLYTYSFYGMLPNRSTSLDAMSDYMAVKTVFPFVQKSTFGAVNSSGWSWGDLRNVNYFIANNKDPKVSETVRKNYTGIAKFFRAYFYYEKVKRFGNVPWIGKPLDVTDPILYGGRDPRALVMDSVLADLNYACENITVTNDATRSQITKYVAYALKARICLFEGTFRKYHTELGLQATASTWLNEAATAAKYVMDANVYSIYTTGGAGKSYRTVFTNAAPIASEVMLASICDLTLNVLNDANWYWTSGTYGDKASFTRTFINTYLKLDGTPYTNDPGYTTQLFKDEVKNRDLRLKQTIRLGDYKRISGGLLVPAPPLFSYTFTGYQPIKWTLDDMYYDTRDLNINSIAMFRYAEVLLNYAEAKAELGTLTDAEWAATVGVLRARGGITGGLTTKPTVVDPYLKSVYFPDISDPVILEVRRERGIELCLEGFRFADILRWKRGELMNQEWNGFYVPALNTPMDLNEDAINDVVFYQGTKPSLGSALTYVDVSPTVSGKVNSQLLKNGTSGELTWMNNIVRMWEDKMYYYPIPTTDLVTNPNLGQNPGW encoded by the coding sequence ATGAAAAAACAATATTTGTGGTTTATCCTTTTAAGCATCCTGGTGGTGAGCTGCGACCTCGAACAGGTTCCGCAGGCAACTGCATCTAAATCTGCAGTTTTCAGCAGCCAGCAGGGTCTGGATCTGTATACATATTCCTTCTATGGCATGTTGCCGAACCGTTCTACGAGTCTCGACGCAATGTCTGATTATATGGCAGTAAAAACTGTTTTCCCGTTTGTCCAGAAGAGCACTTTCGGAGCTGTTAACAGTTCAGGATGGAGCTGGGGCGATCTCAGGAACGTCAATTATTTTATTGCAAACAATAAGGATCCAAAAGTATCTGAGACTGTCAGGAAGAATTACACTGGTATAGCAAAATTCTTCAGGGCTTACTTCTATTACGAAAAAGTAAAAAGGTTTGGTAATGTACCATGGATTGGTAAACCTCTCGATGTTACCGACCCGATCCTTTACGGAGGTCGTGATCCAAGAGCTCTTGTTATGGACTCTGTACTTGCTGACCTTAATTATGCCTGTGAAAACATCACAGTAACAAATGATGCAACCAGAAGTCAGATTACCAAATATGTTGCCTATGCACTTAAAGCAAGGATTTGCCTTTTTGAAGGTACATTCAGAAAATATCATACAGAACTTGGTCTTCAGGCTACTGCTTCAACATGGCTTAATGAAGCTGCTACAGCAGCCAAGTATGTTATGGATGCCAATGTATATTCAATCTATACAACCGGCGGTGCCGGCAAGTCTTATCGTACAGTTTTCACCAATGCAGCTCCGATAGCTAGCGAAGTGATGCTCGCATCTATATGCGACCTTACCTTAAATGTTCTTAACGATGCAAACTGGTACTGGACAAGCGGTACCTACGGCGACAAGGCAAGTTTCACAAGGACTTTTATTAATACATATCTGAAACTTGATGGTACTCCTTATACAAATGATCCGGGTTACACAACCCAGTTATTTAAAGATGAGGTTAAGAACAGGGACTTAAGACTAAAACAGACAATCCGTTTAGGCGATTACAAAAGGATAAGTGGTGGTCTTCTGGTACCTGCTCCTCCACTCTTCTCTTATACCTTTACAGGTTATCAGCCTATTAAATGGACCCTCGACGACATGTATTATGATACACGAGATCTGAACATTAACTCAATAGCAATGTTCCGTTATGCAGAGGTTCTGTTGAACTATGCCGAGGCAAAAGCTGAGCTTGGAACCCTTACCGACGCTGAATGGGCTGCTACTGTTGGAGTGCTTCGCGCCAGAGGTGGTATCACAGGTGGCCTCACAACAAAGCCAACTGTAGTTGATCCTTACCTTAAGTCAGTCTACTTCCCTGATATTTCTGATCCGGTTATTCTGGAAGTCAGAAGAGAAAGAGGTATTGAATTGTGTCTCGAAGGTTTCCGTTTTGCCGATATCCTGAGATGGAAGAGAGGCGAACTAATGAATCAGGAGTGGAACGGATTTTATGTTCCTGCTCTCAATACACCTATGGATCTTAATGAGGATGCAATAAACGACGTTGTATTCTATCAGGGAACGAAACCTTCACTTGGATCAGCACTAACTTATGTTGATGTTTCTCCGACAGTATCCGGAAAAGTAAATTCACAGTTGTTAAAGAATGGTACTTCCGGTGAACTGACATGGATGAACAACATCGTAAGAATGTGGGAAGACAAGATGTATTACTATCCGATTCCGACCACAGACCTTGTAACTAATCCTAATCTGGGACAGAACCCGGGCTGGTAG